One Oryza brachyantha chromosome 3, ObraRS2, whole genome shotgun sequence DNA segment encodes these proteins:
- the LOC102720863 gene encoding dihydroceramide fatty acyl 2-hydroxylase FAH1-like isoform X2, which yields MVVQEFTVDLNEPLVFQVGHLEERYQEWVHQPIVSKEGPRFFGNNVLEFLTRTKWWAVPTIWLPVVCWLLVKSIRMGHSIQEVALMALFGVFIWTLIEYTLHRFLFHIDTKTYWANTAHYLLHGCHHKHPMDSLRLVFPPTATAILCVPFWKLVAFFATPTTTPALFGGGLLGYVMYDCTHYYLHHGQPSKDPAKNLKRYHLNHHFRVQDKGFGITSSLWDYVFGTLPPSKTTGKNN from the exons GTTGGCCATCTCGAGGAACGTTATCAGGAATGGGTTCATCAGCCTATCGTGAGCAAGGAAGGTCCACGCTTTTTCGGAAATAATGTATTGGAG TTCTTGACGCGCACAAAGTGGTGGGCTGTGCCAACCATATGGCTGCCTGTCGTCTGCTGGCTGCTGGTGAAATCTATTCGGATGGGTCATTCTATTCAGGAAGTAGCTCTAATGGCCTTATTTGGAGTATTCATTTGGACATTAATTGAGTATACTTTGCACCGCTTCCTATTCCACATCGACACCAAAACCTATTG GGCAAACACAGCACATTACCTTCTTCATGGATGCCATCATAAGCATCCTATGGACTCACTCAGACTTGTATTCCCCCCTACCGCAACAGCAATTTTGTGTGTGCCG TTCTGGAAGCTGGTAGCGTTCTTCGCAACTCCAACTACAACTCCTGCACTATTTGGTGGTGGCCTATTGGGATATGTGATGTATGACTGCACTCACTACTACTTGCACCATGGACAACCATCCAAAGACCCAGCAAAAAATCTCAAG CGGTATCACCTCAACCACCACTTCAGAGTCCAGGACAAAGGCTTTGGCATTACCTCATCACTCTGGGATTATGTTTTCGGGACATTGCCTCCGTCGAAGACCACTGGGAAGAACAACTGA
- the LOC102720863 gene encoding dihydroceramide fatty acyl 2-hydroxylase FAH1-like isoform X1, producing the protein MMQTLGKMVVQEFTVDLNEPLVFQVGHLEERYQEWVHQPIVSKEGPRFFGNNVLEFLTRTKWWAVPTIWLPVVCWLLVKSIRMGHSIQEVALMALFGVFIWTLIEYTLHRFLFHIDTKTYWANTAHYLLHGCHHKHPMDSLRLVFPPTATAILCVPFWKLVAFFATPTTTPALFGGGLLGYVMYDCTHYYLHHGQPSKDPAKNLKRYHLNHHFRVQDKGFGITSSLWDYVFGTLPPSKTTGKNN; encoded by the exons GTTGGCCATCTCGAGGAACGTTATCAGGAATGGGTTCATCAGCCTATCGTGAGCAAGGAAGGTCCACGCTTTTTCGGAAATAATGTATTGGAG TTCTTGACGCGCACAAAGTGGTGGGCTGTGCCAACCATATGGCTGCCTGTCGTCTGCTGGCTGCTGGTGAAATCTATTCGGATGGGTCATTCTATTCAGGAAGTAGCTCTAATGGCCTTATTTGGAGTATTCATTTGGACATTAATTGAGTATACTTTGCACCGCTTCCTATTCCACATCGACACCAAAACCTATTG GGCAAACACAGCACATTACCTTCTTCATGGATGCCATCATAAGCATCCTATGGACTCACTCAGACTTGTATTCCCCCCTACCGCAACAGCAATTTTGTGTGTGCCG TTCTGGAAGCTGGTAGCGTTCTTCGCAACTCCAACTACAACTCCTGCACTATTTGGTGGTGGCCTATTGGGATATGTGATGTATGACTGCACTCACTACTACTTGCACCATGGACAACCATCCAAAGACCCAGCAAAAAATCTCAAG CGGTATCACCTCAACCACCACTTCAGAGTCCAGGACAAAGGCTTTGGCATTACCTCATCACTCTGGGATTATGTTTTCGGGACATTGCCTCCGTCGAAGACCACTGGGAAGAACAACTGA
- the LOC102721148 gene encoding alpha N-terminal protein methyltransferase 1 gives MDSRGFDSEGRQFSSATEMWAREIGAPDAAAVSAVEAEPAPGPAAGSVGDAGEEAGGDGKRKEWYSKAIAYWQGVEASTEGVLGGYGCVNDADVKGSDAFLRPLLAERFGNAKRHLVALDCGSGIGRVTKNFLLRHFNEVDLVEPVSHFLEAARENLAECMEVGEDMHKAANFYCVPLQDFTPDEGRYDVIWIQWCIGQLPDDDFISFFNRAKIGLKPNGFFVLKENIARNGFVLDKEDNSITRSDAYFKELFKKCGLYTLSIKDQSDLPKELFAVKMYALVTEKPKIRNNGKRRRPKNSPRMIRS, from the exons atGGACTCCCGCGGCTTCGATTCCGAAGGCCGGCAATTCTCCAGCGCCACTGAGATGTGGGCGCGTGAGATCGGCGCCCCGGACGCTGCCGCGGTCTCCGCCGTGGAAGCTGAACCCGCTCCGGGCCCCGCCGCCGGGAGCGTCggggacgccggcgaggaggcaggcggcgacgggaaGAGGAAGGAGTGGTACTCCAAGGCAATCGCCTACTGGCAA GGCGTGGAGGCTTCAACCGAGGGGGTCCTGGGAGGGTATGGATGCGTGAACGACGCTGACGTCAAGGGCAGCGACGCCTTCCTCCGCCCTCTCCTCGCCGAGCGATTCGGCAACGCGAAGCGGCATCTCGTCGCCCTCG ATTGCGGCTCGGGCATTGGAAGGGTTACGAAGAATTTTCTTCTTAGGCACTTCAATGAG GTTGATCTTGTTGAGCCAGTATCCCATTTTCTAGAAGCGGCACGGGAAAATCTTGCTGAATGTATGGAAGTAGGGGAAGATATGCACAAGGCTGCTAACTTTTATTGTGTACCGCTTCAG GATTTCACTCCTGATGAAGGAAGATATGATGTAATATGGATCCAGTGGTGCATAGGGCAACTTCCTGATGATGactttatttccttttttaacCGTGCAAAG ATTGGTCTCAAACCCAATGGATTTTTTGTCCTGAAGGAGAATATTGCAAGAAATG GGTTTGTTTTGGACAAGGAAGACAACAGTATCACTAGATCTGATGCGTACTTCAAGgagctatttaaaaaatgtggtTTATATACCCTCAGTATTAAG GACCAGAGCGACCTTCCAAAGGAACTATTTGCGGTCAAAATGTATGCATTGGTGACTGAAAAGCCAAAAATTCGAAATAATGGGAAGAGAAGGCGACCTAAAAATTCACCCCGTATGATCCGCTCTTGA
- the LOC102710197 gene encoding ribosome-binding ATPase YchF, with protein AGSAWQPTADEPEAARRRRLRSPRPGLIRASASLPLLPRFCVSSTRRHERLTCHLIYLSLSSSSRFVSLYLEPYSFPPRAAAPPTSGATMSRRALGSAFSGFTRTPTMTPTTTLPSSCASSALLLRWRRSRSGGVAGTRRFASARNARISMSLRAGIVGLPNVGKSTLFNAIVENGKAQAANFPFCTINPNVGVVAIPDARLHVLSKLSKSQQTIPTSIELVDIAGLVKGASKGEGLGNQFLSNIREVDSILQVVRCFEDDDIVHVNGKVDPKSDIDVINLELIFCDLEQIEKRLDKLKKSKTKDQQVKVKEQAERTGLEKIQTVLMDGKPARSVDLADHEKEAIQHLCLLTMKPVIYVANVTESDLAEPDNNPHVKEVAKLATDLESGMVTISAQVEAELAELPLEERVEYLKSLGVTESGLGNLVKATYDLLGLRTYFTTGDKETKAWTILAGMTAPQAAGVIHSDFQKGFIRAETVSYDDFVAAGSLGAAREKGLLRLEGKDYIVKEGDVMLFRFNV; from the exons GCGGGAAGCGCATGGCAACCAACCGCCGACGAGCccgaggcggcgaggcggcggcggcttcgctCGCCTCGGCCGGGTTTGATCCGAGCCTCCgcttctcttcctcttctcccaCGCTTCTGTGTTTCAAGCACGCGACGTCACGAGCGGCTCACGTGCCATCTCATCTatctatctctctcctcctcctcccgcttcGTCTCTCTCTATCTAGAGCCGTACAGCttcccgccgcgcgccgccgcgccgccgacgagcgggGCGACGATGTCTCGCCGCGCACTCGGCTCCGCGTTCTCCGGGTTCACGCGGACCCCCACTATGACGCCGACGACCACTTTGCCTTCCTCGTGCGCGTCCTCGGCGCTCCTCCTGCGCtggcgccggagccggagcggAGGTGTTGCAGGGACACGGCGGTTCGCGTCCGCCCGCAACGCGCGGATTAGCATGAGCCTCCGCGCCGGCATCGTCGGCCTGCCCAACGTCGGCAAGTCCACCCTCTTCAATGCCATT GTTGAAAATGGGAAGGCACAAGCTGCAAACTTTCCCTTCTGCACCATAAACCCAAACGTTGGCGTTGTGGCTATTCCAGATGCTCGGTTGCATGTGCTCTCAAAACTAAGCAAGTCTCAGCAGACGATCCCAACATCCATAGAGCTTGTTGACATTGCTGGTCTCGTCAAGGGAGCAAGCAAAGGAGAG GGACTAGGAAATCAATTTCTTTCCAACATCCGTGAGGTTGATTCCATACTTCAG GTTGTCCGATGTTTTGAAGATGATGATATTGTTCATGTGAATGGGAAAGTTGATCCCAAGTCAGATATTGATGTAATTAATCTGGAGCTTATATTTTGTGATCTTGAACAG ATAGAGAAAAGACTTGATAAGCTTAAGAAAAGCAAAACTAAAGACCAACAAGTAAAGGTGAAG GAACAAGCAGAGAGAACAGGATTAGAAAAAATTCAGACTGTACTTATGGATGGAAAACCTGCTAGGTCGGTTGATTTGGCTGACCATGAGAAAGAAGCTATCCAACACCTTTGTTTGCTAACTATGAAACCTGTCATTTATGTTGCCAATGTAACTGAATCTGATCTTGCTGAACCTGATAACAACCCTCATGTCAAAGAGGTGGCCAAACTGGCCACAGACTTGGAATCTGGCATGGTTACAATATCAGCTCAG GTTGAGGCTGAACTTGCTGAACTGCCATTAGAAGAGAGAGTCGAGTATCTAAAGTCCCTTGGTGTTACTGAAAGTGGACTGGGAAATTTGGTAAAGGCAACATATGACCTTTTGGGATTAAGAACTTATTTCACAACTGGAGATAAG GAAACAAAAGCTTGGACTATTCTAGCAG GCATGACTGCACCTCAAGCAGCAGGAGTTATTCACAGTGACTTTCAGAAAGGCTTTATTAGAGCTGAAACC GTATCCTATGATGATTTTGTCGCGGCTGGTTCTCTTGGAGCAGCAAGGGAGAAGGGACTG TTGAGGTTGGAAGGGAAGGATTACATCGTGAAGGAAGGAGATGTCATGCTCTTCCGATTCAACGTTTGA
- the LOC102710484 gene encoding pentatricopeptide repeat-containing protein At4g21300 — protein sequence MYVLARRFRDAVAVFSSLPPGAAAYALPWNWLIRGLTMAGDYRSALLFYLKMWAHPSAPLPDSHTFPYVVKSCAALGAISLGRLVHRTARALGLDGDMFVGSALIKMYANGGLLWDARQVFDGMAERDCVLWNVMMDGYVKAGNVAGAVELFCDMRESGCKLNFATLACFLSVSATEGDLFSGVQLHTLAVKCGLEYEVAVANTLVSMYAKCKCLDDAWKLFAVMPQDDLVTWNGMISGCVQNGLIDEALLLFRNMQKSGIRPDPVTLVSLLPALTDLNGFKQGKEIHGYIVGNCVPMDIFLVSALADIYFKSRAVKMAQNVYDSAKVIDVVIGSTVISGYVLNGMSQEAVKMFRYLLEQGIKPNAVVIASMLPACASMAAMKLGQELHSYALKNAYEGRFYVESALMDMYAKCGRLDLSHYIFSKISAKDEVTWNSMISSFAQNGEPEEALSLFREMCMKGVKYSSVTISSVLSACASLPAIYYGKEIHGVIIKGPIRADLFAESALIDMYGKCGNLELAHRVFESMPEKNEVSWNSIISSYGAYGLVKESVSLLRHMQEEGFKADHVTFLSLISACAHAGQVQEGLRLFRCMTQEYQIAPRMEHFACMVDLYSRAGMLDKAMQLIVEMPFKADAGIWGALLHACRMHRNVELAEIASQELFKLDPHNSGYYVLMSNINAVAGRWDGVSKVRRLMNDTKVQKIPGYSWVDLNNTSHLFVAADKSHPESEDIYMSLKSLLLELREEGYIPMPDLCCPMHNNSMQQVHQ from the coding sequence ATGTACGTCCTCGCGCGCCGCttccgcgacgccgtcgcaGTCTTCtcctcgctgccgccgggAGCCGCCGCGTACGCGCTCCCGTGGAACTGGCTCATCCGCGGGCTCACAATGGCGGGCGACTACCGCTCCGCGCTCCTCTTCTACCTTAAGATGTGGGCGCACCCCTCCGCGCCGCTCCCGGACAGCCACACCTTCCCCTACGTCGTTAAGTCTTGCGCGGCGCTTGGGGCGATCTCTCTCGGCCGCCTCGTGCACCGCACCGCGCGGGCGCTCGGGCTCGACGGCGACATGTTCGTCGGGAGTGCGCTGATCAAAATGTACGCCAATGGCGGCCTCCTCTGGGACGCGCGGCAGGTGTTCGACGGAATGGCGGAGCGGGATTGTGTCCTGTGGAATGTGATGATGGACGGGTATGTGAAAGCCGGAAATGTGGCGGGTGCAGTGGAGCTGTTCTGTGACATGAGGGAGAGTGGTTGCAAACTCAATTTTGCAACCTTGGCATGCTTTCTATCTGTTTCTGCCACAGAGGGTGATTTGTTCTCTGGGGTGCAGCTCCATACACTTGCTGTGAAGTGTGGATTAGAATatgaggtggcggtggcgaacACATTGGTGTCTATGTATGCCAAATGCAAATGCCTGGATGATGCCTGGAAGTTGTTTGCCGTGATGCCACAGGACGACTTGGTAACCTGGAATGGGATGATATCTGGTTGCGTGCAAAACGGGCTTATTGATGAGGCGTTGCTGTTGTTCCGTAATATGCAGAAGAGCGGAATTCGACCAGATCCAGTTACACTGGTGAGCTTGCTACCAGCTTTGACTGACTTGAATGGTTTCAAGCAGGGGAAGGAGATACATGGTTACATTGTTGGAAACTGTGTGCCCATGGATATCTTCTTGGTTAGTGCTTTGGCGGATATCTATTTTAAGAGCAGAGCTGTGAAGATGGCCCAGAACGTGTATGATTCCGCTAAAGTCATTGATGTGGTTATTGGCAGCACTGTGATTTCTGGATATGTTCTAAATGGGATGAGTCAAGAGGCAGTGAAAATGTTCCGATATTTGTTGGAACAGGGTATCAAACCAAATGCTGTTGTGATTGCTAGCATGTTGCCGGCCTGTGCTAGCATGGCAGCCATGAAGCTTGGTCAGGAGCTCCATAGTTATGCTCTAAAAAATGCATATGAAGGAAGGTTTTATGTGGAGAGTGCACTAATGGACATGTATGCTAAGTGTGGTAGGCTTGACCTGAGCCATTATATTTTCTCTAAGATATCTGCTAAGGACGAAGTGACATGGAACTCAATGATTTCAAGCTTTGCACAAAATGGGGAACCAGAAGAAGCTCTTAGCCTTTTCCGTGAAATGTGTATGAAAGGAGTAAAGTACAGTAGTGTGACAATATCTTCTGTGCTGTCAGCATGTGCAAGCTTGCCAGCTATATATTATGGAAAGGAGATCCATGGTGTCATCATAAAGGGACCCATAAGAGCAGACTTGTTTGCTGAGAGCGCTCTTATAGATATGTATGGAAAATGTGGTAACTTAGAATTGGCTCATCGTGTTTTCGAGTCCATGCCTGAGAAAAATGAAGTATCATGGAATAGCATAATTTCTTCCTATGGGGCTTACGGCCTTGTCAAAGAGTCAGTAAGTTTACTACGCCATATGCAAGAGGAGGGATTCAAGGCTGATCATGTAACGTTTCTCTCTTTGATTTCTGCTTGTGCTCATGCTGGACAAGTTCAAGAAGGATTGCGGCTTTTCCGATGCATGACTCAGGAATATCAGATTGCACCTCGAATGGAACACTTTGCTTGCATGGTTGATTTATATAGTCGGGCTGGGATGTTGGATAAAGCTATGCAATTGATTGTTGAAATGCCTTTCAAAGCAGATGCTGGTATTTGGGGTGCTCTTCTCCATGCTTGCCGTATGCATCGCAATGTTGAGCTTGCAGAGATTGCTTCACAAGAATTATTCAAGCTGGATCCTCATAATTCTGGTTATTATGTCCTCATGTCAAATATCAATGCGGTTGCTGGACGATGGGATGGTGTGTCAAAAGTGAGAAGGTTAATGAATGATACGAAAGTACAGAAGATACCTGGTTACAGCTGGGTAGATTTAAATAACACCAGCCATTTATTTGTTGCAGCAGATAAAAGCCACCCTGAATCTGAAGACATTTACATGTCCTTGAAGAGTCTTCTTCTAGAATTAAGAGAGGAAGGCTACATTCCCATGCCGGATTTATGTTGTCCCATGCACAACAACAGCATGCAGCAGGTTCATCAATGA